A stretch of DNA from Anopheles ziemanni chromosome 3, idAnoZiCoDA_A2_x.2, whole genome shotgun sequence:
TGCAGTTTGATGCTTCTAGCATAGAATATCATTCAATTGATGTATTTTTGTATAACAAACTCGATCAATCGCCGATCATCGGGGGGCTCCATTTACCCTTCTACCATCATCAGTAGTATGATTTTCATGTTGAAATTGTATAAAATCAAAGATTCAAACTAAACCGGCCTTCGTTTTTCTATGTCGTGGCTACAGATCTTGTGCTACGGTATacctgaatgtatgcaataggTGATacacattaattcgttaaattggGACCTCCGAGTATTTGAAACGTTGTGCGGACCGTTAATATTCGGATaccctttttccttcgaagCAAAAGTAAATTTGTCTTAAACACACACGTTTTTGTTCGCTTTTGTGTGTGGCGTGTTGGTTGGAATCTTTCAAAATTCATAAATACTGGAGGCACTGTACTTAACACTACTTACTATTCCATTCCCTTATTTATTACTAGACCGCGGTTGATAATTCTAAGAATGAATGATCAAAGCAAAGGGATTCGAACACACGACCCTTCCAACAGTACGAGCAGCCCCATAGACGATGCACGCTCGGCCAAGAAGATATATTTTGAAAGCGCTGCAAATTCAAGTTTGATGCTTCTGGTGAAGATCGTTAGTTGCATCATTTTTACATAAGGCCGTTTCACTCTGTCTTGCTGGAGACGACACAACTGCTTTCTCACATTGCTAAGAAAGTTTATGTATTATTGGCATCTTGAAACAACCGCGGTGGAGAATGTCCCGCAGTATTAGCGAAACTCTTGCAGGGACAGCATCACGTGCCCAGTGGGGCGATCGCGATCATAAACGTCGAGTTCTTGTTTCCGGTGTTTCGGGAAGAGGCAGTTTTatacgcaaaaaaaacagttgcATACCGTCAACggttttgaagtgtttttcgAGCGTGGCTCctgttgagattttttttgccaaaAGTGTGACGGTTTTTGAGAATAATTTAAACGAATAGTTCAGTGTGAAAATGGAGCAAAGTGCTAACAGTTTTTACTACAGTGATGAAAGTTTGGTGAAACACGTGCACCGATTTGCGCCCCATGTTCTGGACTCCTATGGGTTTATCACACCAATAGTCAACTTTTTGTTCTGCCGTTTGAAGAATAACGTATGGGCTCAGATTTCCTATGAGCACATGGAAGTCGAGAACTATCCTTACCCAGTTCCGTCAACGACTGACGATCCAGTGAATCTTGATGATCGCTACCGGCTTATGATGCGCCACTTGGAGCGCCTGAACCAAAAGATTGCGTACACAGAACCCGGCACGGAGCAACTCGTCGAGGCTTTCATCGAACGGGCGCTACTTTCGTATACTTTTGGCGAAGATTGGATAGCAATGTTTAACCTGAAGTTGGCTATTACGATAGACTGTATCCCGGTGACGCTGGTGGATAGTGTGAAAGAACTGTATCTGGAGGCGTACGGTCGAGCCAAAGGAATGTTTTATCCGTCAATAGGAAATCGAATTAACCCACCGTTGTGCTACTCTGAGGCCTATATGGCTGAGAATCCTCTTAGCGGACGACATCTTCTTGCTAGACGGTCCCTTTCGAGGGGGGAGCTCGTAACCCGAGAGTGGCCATTCGTTCGCCTGCTCACTGCGGACAATCTCTTGCGCTGCGACTACTGTCTCGTCTACCTACCGTTCGCGCTGATACCGTGCGGCGGCTGTTCACAAGCCCTCTACTGTACCCTCACATGCTGCATGCGCGCCTTCGAAGAATATCACGCACTCGAATGTTCGTTCATTGGTATCCTGCGTTCACACTATACCTTTCTGGAACAGCTTGGCGCTCGTCTTACCCTCCGCGCCATTCGACTGTGCAATGGAAGCATGGAGCAGTTGGGCGTTTTGTCCGCGAACCGTGGAGGCTACAACTACAACGTGCCACTAGGATTCAATTCGGACCCACGCATGGCTTACGGCATGATCAACAATCTGTCAACCAATCGGAATCGCTTGAAAGCGCGCGGATTGTTTCGCGATGGCGCCAAAGCAATTGGATTGGCCAAACTTCTCGGTCCGGAAATAGAGCGCATCTACCAAACGAAGAACGACTACACGTTGCAGATGGTCGTGGCCGAGCACCTCGTACATCATTTGCAAATTGCGCGCGTCAACACGCTGTACCTGTGGCGCTCGGTGGAAGATCCGGAACAAGCAACCAACTGTCGCACCAACTCGAAGCCTTTTGCGGCGGTTCTGCTGGCCAACGGGAGTCTGTTCAATCATTCCTGCGTTCCAAATGTTCACTACACTCTCGAGCCATCGACCGGGGCCATACTTTTTGCGGCTAACAACGACATTCCACGGAATACGATGCTTAACATCAACTATTGGTAGGTTGTGCTAGGTTCAGCTTCTAACGATATAACCGTTGAAATTGTTGTTTCGATTTTTATTACCGTCTCACAGCGTCAACTTTCCTTGGGTCCGGTATCGGTTCCGTTGCACTTGCCACAAGTGCTTGATGAGGTCGCTTGGTGTCGCGCAACAACTACTAAGttagtaatttattttaaaatatttaaacatcaTAATTACAATCCATTTTGTTCCATAACTATACATTTacgaaacgataaaaattgaaCACGAGTGGttcatcattttcttccatATTGGTATTGTACAGTTAGGTTAAGAGACATTCCGGTTCAAACGGTATTTTGTGACAATAAAGAAATTATTCAATGAACGATCATACGAattgtattttttcaaatctacCAACTTTTCCAGAGGCCTTTCTGGCCCTTCACTTCCTATATCTAAATCACAGAAGCATCTCACAGTACATTTCTTTCTGTAAGGTACTGGAAAGCCGTGTCCTCAATCGACCCCCCGCCCCCCTCACCCCACCATCCCTGGAATCATCCTTTCGTACCCTGCCGTCACACTCCCTACACTGCGCTGCACATTCTCCGCCCCGCGAAGAATGACTTCATCTCCAACTGCACCGATGCCCGTAACGAATTTTCGCTCCGCAGCTGCAGCCGGCTCGcgaattttattgcaaacctTCGGGCATGGGGCAACATGAGACATAACGAGAACAACAGTATATAATATATGTATTTCTTGGATCGATCGAATGGAAAACTACAATACCTTGAGTGAAGATCTTTGAACCTTGAGACGACGATACAAGCATTTACCACGTGGAGGATTCTAGCAAGATTTATAAAAACACGCAGACGTTAGGGGGGGCTATGGTTGAGTCATCGTGTTTATTTTCGTCTGCGGATTGGTTCCTGTCGAGACAGCTTGACTGAAGCCTATTGCGtctgaaacaataaaatgttatTGTTATCATTTATGCGGAGGATCCGATGTTGCATTTTTGAATCCTGATGGTCTGTTTTAAACAAACGTGTCTACAGATTTCACCGGAAAACAGTTTCGGGTGACATTCTGCCCCGAAAAAAGACGATATCTCTTAGATCCTCCAGGAATGGGGAAACTAAAAGAAGCCTCGCCTACCCTCATCATGCTGTTGATACTTCCGCAAGAACGGAGATGGCATCAAATTGACGCTTCCGTTCGACTGTATCCAACATGTTGTCGAGCCCGTTCGTATTTCGCATCGTCATGTCTGAGAGatcttttcaaaaattttcgtTATAAGTATGACATGGACATCATCGGACGGAACACTTAGGTTTTGGtgatcttttaaaaaaatgggcTATAATCCTTACGATGCAGACGAAATATGTATATGCTGGTCTTGTTGGTATATGAACCAGGCCGACAGAAACCGGAAGCCGCTGGTGATCTTAAGGTCACGCGGcgccattttttccaccacccaaTGTCGTGACAAGATGGAAGCAGGTCGGTCGTATAAAAATGTCGCTTACACAACATAAGTTATTTGCAGTTCAAAATgataatgtttgaaaatttttagttctaatcaatttattaaaaattaattcactAGATTAACCATTATATGGTCTCTCTATCTATTCATCACAACATTtagattaaaaattaaaaatatacttcTTCCCTACAAACCCTTGTATGTTCAACGCATTGGTGACTGCCATCTCGTAGTCTTCGAACGCGATCATTTCGTGAGCTGGGGCTTTCAATGCTCCCCGATCGATAAGACCAAACAATTCGTTAAACATTTCACTGCGCTGAGGGTTGTCGACGTTCTCTTTCGTCCACCGGGTCATCCAGAACCCGACGAATCGTAGATCTTTGAAAATAAGCGATGCTGTCGGAACGGTCACAGGCTCTCTAGACATTCCACCGTAAGTGACCATCACGCCAGCCTGATCAAGTTGACGAGACATTTCCAACGCGTTCTTGCCCCCGACACAGTTCAGGGCAAGCTTTGGTTTGCGGAAGATGCCGTCCTTAAACAGTTTGGTTGTGCGCAGCTCTTCCTCCGTACTGATCTTTGTAACGGCggacaacattttttttttatttatcttacaATTTACTTTCTAGCATTATTAAACGGCAAAGATATCTAAAATCAATCGAACTGGATTTTGGAAAGCGAGTGAAAAGTATCTGTTGATATTGCGTTTATGTGATGATGCTACTGCAATGCGTTGAATATATtcaatagtttattttttactatcTCATGAAGTTGAATTTAACTTTATCGTTGTTATTCTTGTGAAGTAGCCAAGTAGCCAATAAAGTTATTGAAATATCTAAACAATCAAGAATTTGTtgtaaagaaagaaagcagTATCGGAAGCATTCATCCTCTCTACACTACATTATTACACTATTCGGTCACATTGTTTAGAGTTACAGGGTGAGAAAAAAACGGCCATGGTCCGATTTGAACACACGACCTGAGCAGTTGCAGAAAATGCGTTTCACGCAAGGCTAAGAAAGcatattttgaaaatagtGCAACTTGCAGTTTGATGCTTCTAGCATAGAATATCATTCAATTGATGTATTTTTGTATAACAAACTCGATCAATCGCCGATCATCGGGGGGCTCCATTTACCCTTCTACCATCATCAGTAGTATGATTTTCATGTTGAAATTGTATAAAATCAAAGATTCAAACTAAACCGGCCTTCGTTTTTCTATGTCGTGGCTACAGATCTTGTGCTACGGTATacctgaatgtatgcaataggTGATacacattaattcgttaaattggGACCTCCGAGTATTTGAAACGTTGTGCGGACCGTTAATATTCGGATaccctttttccttcgaagCAAAAGTAAATTTGTCTTAAACACACACGTTTTTGTTCGCTTTTGTGTGTGGCGTGTTGGTTGGAATCTTTCAAAATTCATAAATACTGGAGGCACTGTACTTAACACTACTTACTATTCCATTCCCTTATTTATTACTAGACCGCGGTTGATAATTCTAAGAATGAATGATCAAAGCAAAGGGATTCGAACACACGACCCTTCCAACAGTACGAGCAGCCCCATAGACGATGCACGCTCGGCCAAGAAGATATATTTTGAAAGCGCTGCAAATTCAAGTTTGATGCTTCTGGTGAAGATCGTTAGTTGCATCATTTTTACATAAGGCCGTTTCACTCTGTCTTGCTGGAGACGACACAACTGCTTTCTCACATTGCTAAGAAAGTTTATGTATTATTGGCATCTTGAAACAACCGCGGTGGAGAATGTCCCGCAGTATTAGCGAAACTCTTGCAGGGACAGCATCACGTGCCCAGTGGGGCGATCGCGATCATAAACGTCGAGTTCTTGTTTCCGGTGTTTCGGGAAGAGGCAGTTTTatacgcaaaaaaaacagttgcATACCGTCAACggttttgaagtgtttttcgAGCGTGGCTCctgttgagattttttttgccaaaAGTGTGACGGTTTTTGAGAATAATTTAAACGAATAGTTCAGTGTGAAAATGGAGCAAAGTGCTAACAGTTTTTACTACAGTGATGAAAGTTTGGTGAAACACGTGCACCGATTTGCGCCCCATGTTCTGGACTCCTATGGGTTTATCACACCAATAGTCAACTTTTTGTTCTGCCGTTTGAAGAATAACGTATGGGCTCAGATTTCCTATGAGCACATGGAAGTCGAGAACTATCCTTACCCAGTTCCGTCAACGACTGACGATCCAGTGAATCTTGATGATCGCTACCGGCTTATGATGCGCCACTTGGAGCGCCTGAACCAAAAGATTGCGTACACAGAACCCGGCACGGAGCAACTCGTCGAGGCTTTCATCGAACGGGCGCTACTTTCGTATACTTTTGGCGAAGATTGGATAGCAATGTTTAACCTGAAGTTGGCTATTACGATAGACTGTATCCCGGTGACGCTGGTGGATAGTGTGAAAGAACTGTATCTGGAGGCGTACGGTCGAGCCAAAGGAATGTTTTATCCGTCAATAGGAAATCGAATTAACCCACCGTTGTGCTACTCTGAGGCCTATATGGCTGAGAATCCTCTTAGCGGACGACATCTTCTTGCTAGACGGTCCCTTTCGAGGGGGGAGCTCGTAACCCGAGAGTGGCCATTCGTTCGCCTGCTCACTGCGGACAATCTCTTGCGCTGCGACTACTGTCTCGTCTACCTACCGTTCGCGCTGATACCGTGCGGCGGCTGTTCACAAGCCCTCTACTGTACCCTCACATGCTGCATGCGCGCCTTCGAAGAATATCACGCACTCGAATGTTCGTTCATTGGTATCCTGCGTTCACACTATACCTTTCTGGAACAGCTTGGCGCTCGTCTTACCCTCCGCGCCATTCGACTGTGCAATGGAAGCATGGAGCAGTTGGGCGTTTTGTCCGCGAACCGTGGAGGCTACAACTACAACGTGCCACTAGGATTCAATTCGGACCCACGCATGGCTTACGGCATGATCAACAATCTGTCAACCAATCGGAATCGCTTGAAAGCGCGCGGATTGTTTCGCGATGGCGCCAAAGCAATTGGATTGGCCAAACTTCTCGGTCCGGAAATAGAGCGCATCTACCAAACGAAGAACGACTACACGTTGCAGATGGTCGTGGCCGAGCACCTCGTACATCATTTGCAAATTGCGCGCGTCAACACGCTGTACCTGTGGCGCTCGGTGGAAGATCCGGAACAAGCAACCAACTGTCGCACCAACTCGAAGCCTTTTGCGGCGGTTCTGCTGGCCAACGGGAGTCTGTTCAATCATTCCTGCGTTCCAAATGTTCACTACACTCTCGAGCCATCGACCGGGGCCATACTTTTTGCGGCTAACAACGACATTCCACGGAATACGATGCTTAACATCAACTATTGGTAGGTTGTGCTAGGTTCAGCTTCTAACGATATAACCGTTGAAATTGTTGTTTCGATTTTTATTACCGTCTCACAGCGTCAACTTTCCTTGGGTCCGGTATCGGTTCCGTTGCACTTGCCACAAGTGCTTGATGAGGTCGCTTGGTGTCGCGCAACAACTACTAAGttagtaatttattttaaaatatttaaacatcaTAATTACAATCCATTTTGTTCCATAACTATACATTTacgaaacgataaaaattgaaCACGAGTGGttcatcattttcttccatATTGGTATTGTACAGTTAGGTTAAGAGACATTCCGGTTCAAACGGTATTTTGTGACAATAAAGAAATTATTCAATGAACGATCATACGAattgtattttttcaaatctacCAACTTTTCCAGAGGCCTTTCTGGCCCTTCACTTCCTATATCTAAATCACAGAAGCATCTCACAGTACATTTCTTTCTGTAAGGTACTGGAAAGCCGTGTCCTCAATCGACCCCCCGCCCCCCTCACCCCACCATCCCTGGAATCATCCTTTCGTACCCTGCCGTCACACTCCCTACACTGCGCTGCACATTCTCCGCCCCGCGAAGAATGACTTCATCTCCAACTGCACCGATGCCCGTAACGAATTTTCGCTCCGCAGCTGCAGCCGGCTCGcgaattttattgcaaacctTCGGGCATGGGGCAACATGAGACATAACGAGAACAACAGTATATAATATATGTATTTCTTGGATCGATCGAATGGAAAACTACAATACCTTGAGTGAAGATCTTTGAACCTTGAGACGACGATACAAGCATTTACCACGTGGAGGATTCTAGCAAGATTTATAAAAACACGCAGACGTTAGGGGGGGCTATGGTTGAGTCATCGTGTTTATTTTCGTCTGCGGATTGGTTCCTGTCGAGACAGCTTGACTGAAGCCTATTGCGtctgaaacaataaaatgttatTGTTATCATTTATGCGGAGGATCCGATGTTGCATTTTTGAATCCTGATGGTCTGTTTTAAACAAACGTGTCTACAGATTTCACCGGAAAACAGTTTCGGGTGACATTCTGCCCCGAAAAAAGACGATATCTCTTAGATCCTCCAGGAATGGGGAAACTAAAAGAAGCCTCGCCTACCCTCATCATGCTGTTGATACTTCCGCAAGAACGGAGATGGCATCAAATTGACGCTTCCGTTCGACTGTATCCAACATGTTGTCGAGCCCGTTCGTATTTCGCATCGTCATGTCTGAGAGatcttttcaaaaattttcgtTATAAGTATGACATGGACATCATCGGACGGAACACTTAGGTTTTGGtgatcttttaaaaaaatgggcTATAATCCTTACGATGCAGACGAAATATGTATATGCTGGTCTTGTTGGTATATGAACCAGGCCGACAGAAACCGGAAGCCGCTGGTGATCTTAAGGTCACGCGGcgccattttttccaccacccaaTGTCGTGACAAGATGGAAGCAGGTCGGTCGTATAAAAATGTCGCTTACACAACATAAGTTATTTGCAGTTCAAAATgataatgtttgaaaatttttagttctaatcaatttattaaaaattaattcactAGATTAACCATTATATGGTCTCTCTATCTATTCATCACAACATTtagattaaaaattaaaaatatacttcTTCCCTACAAACCCTTGTATGTTCAACGCATTGGTGACTGCCATCTCGTAGTCTTCGAACGCGATCATTTCGTGAGCTGGGGCTTTCAATGCTCCCCGATCGATAAGACCAAACAATTCGTTAAACATTTCACTGCGCTGAGGGTTGTCGACGTTCTCTTTCGTCCACCGGGTCATCCAGAACCCGACGAATCGTAGATCTTTGAAAATAAGCGATGCTGTCGGAACGGTCACAGGCTCTCTAGACATTCCACCGTAAGTGACCATCACGCCAGCCTGATCAAGTTGACGAGACATTTCCAACGCGTTCTTGCCCCCGACACAGTTCAGGGCAAGCTTTGGTTTGCGGAAGATGCCGTCCTTAAACAGTTTGGTTGTGCGCAGCTCTTCCTCCGTTAGGATCTCGGCTGCACCGAGCCCTTTCAAATAGTCCTTCAACTGAGAAAACTCTGGACGATCACGCACGATGCCAATGCACTCGATTTTCCATGCCCTGCACAGCTGAATGATTGCTTGACCACAGGCTGAGTTTGCCCCGTTCTGGATAACTGTGTCGCCTGGTTTGAGCGAAACGAAATCCTTCAGCATCCGATAGCCGGTACAGGGGTTGACAGTAATGGTGGCCGCTTCCGCAACACCGATGTTGGCGGGCACTTTCATCAATTGGTTTGCGCTATAGATTGCATGTGAGCGCCATGTGCCCAGACCAGTGGCAAATGGTACGACGCGATCTCCTACTTTCAGCTGACTGGCTCCACAGCCCCGTCCGATGGCCACAACTTCGCCAACGCATTCGTTACCACCCACGGCGGGAAACACGGGTTTAACCGGGTATTTTCCTGTGAAACAATAAAGTCAAACTTATAGATGTATTAAAAGGACATTCTGCTATGCATACCTTGAATAGTGTTTATGTCCGCTGGGTTAATCGGTGCACCGAGTGTTTTTATCAGCAcctcatcatctttcggatcgGAAATGGTTTCCTCTTGCAGTCTCAACACTTTTGCCGGTTCACCGTATTCACCGTACCGCAGAACTTTGGCCATAACGGACATGTTTCGTGTAGCTGAGGGCACTAAGTACATTTGCTTGGTAATTGGAACCATTTGTTTAGCGAAAAACGACATTTTTATGCTTCAAaacgtttgtgttttttaccaGATGATtttagcaacaacaaaaataaagacaaCAATCTTTTCTAATCTATTGTCAAAGTTCTACAAACAGCTGATGTTTTGTTGACAGTTCGGCAAACTCTTCACCAGCTACGGTAGCTGGTGCTGTTATCCGAAACGACGATTAATTTGCCGATTTTTTCATATAACTTGTTAAAGTAACAATTAGACCATCAATTGACTTGAATTGttattaattgaaataatgGATAGATCTTCACTTCCACCAAGTTGTTGGTCtgcaaaagacctttcatttgaggggtcaatcgtgaaaatcggATCAAAGAATAACATGTTGTTATTTACGCAAGTACGCAAGAAAAACCATAAACAACATTTGCAATGCGAATTTTATTCGATTTAATGGTATCGCAAAATATAAAGATTAGAAGAACATTGTAAAATGGCCCATAGCTAGGAGGAAACATTATTTCGAGGCTTCCTCTTCCCAGCCATGGTAAATGCAACTGGTGTCTATCATGCCGCCATTCGGTGCATTGGCAACTTATTCGTTGGAGAACTTAGGAGCGCGCTTCTCAACAAAAGCAGTCATGCCCTCCATCCGATCCTTGGTGGAGAATGTTGCATGGAAATGGCGACGTTCGAATCGCAATCCCTCGTTCAGCGACATCTCGTACGACGTGTTGACTGCTTCCTTGCAAAGCCGCACGATCAGCGGCGAGAAGGTGGAGATCTTCTCACCGAGCTTCACGGCTTCATCCACAAGTTTATCGGCCGGGAAGACCTTGCTTACGAGTCCCGATCGCTCCGCTTCCTCGGCCGTAATCATGTTTCCGGTAAGACACATTTCCATGGCCTTCGATTTACCCATCGCCCGAGTCGTGCGCTGGGTGCCACCGGCACCGGGAATAGTGCCGAGGGCGATTTCCGGCTGACCAAAGCGTGCCTTCTCACCGGCGTAGATAATATCGCACATCATGGCCAGCTCGCATCCACCGCCGAGGGCGTATCCATTCACGGCAGCAATGATGGGCTTCTGGGCCTTTGCCACACGCGTCCAGTTGGCCAGGAAGTCGGTATTGATGCACTTAGCGTACGTGTTAGGTTGCATCTCCTTGATGTCGGCACCGGCAGCAAACGCCTTCTCGCTTCCCGTGATGACGATCGCTCCGATCGAATCGTCCGCCTCATAGCGGTCCAAGGCATCGCTGATTTCGGCCACCAGTCCATTGCACAGGGCATTCAGTGCCTTCGGGCGGTTCAACGTAATGAGGGCGACATTATTCTTCTCTCCCTTCAGTTCAGCTTTGATGAATTCGTACGATTTGGGAGCTGGCGGTAAGGGGAAAAATGcgtgcattaaaaaaacagcGAAAACATGGATCCCCTAAATGTATATGACCTTCAATTACATAACGACGCAAGACGAAAGCGCACATTCTTTCAATTAGAAAACCCGTCAACTTACCAGCACTGTAGAATCGTAGCAGATtcgattgctgctgctgctggttgatGGTCGCATTGCGCACCAGCTGGCCACCGACGCGGGATGCAAGCAGTCGTCCAATGTTTGCCATGTTGTGATGTTACAAATTATAACCTCGCGAAGGAAAATCAGCACTATCAGCAGGTTTACAACCGAATCAACGCACCAACAGCTAGCAACTAATCGACCGGTACGCGCACGCTAAGCTCTGGAGACCTGCAAAACCCATACACCTTCGCGCCGGAAGGAGGAATTACACGTTTTTCACTATGTCTGACTCGAATCTACAATGTTGCCCGAGCTCCCCACCGGCAAAATGCCACACGTAGACACAAGCAGATTTTGGCGATCGCTCCTCACATGAAATGACATGCTCCACAGGGTTGATAAGGGTAATAAGCATGACAAAGACAACCCTCTGGTGTCAATTTGCCGATGAAGTATGCAGTTTACggaaaaacatgttaaatTATTCGtaaattgtttataaaatttacataatacgcaaatgaatgaatctctggcGTGGAGAACTAGCAATTTTTCACTCAACTGAATCGGTATGTTTAGGCATAAAGTAGCAACCCTTTGTACACAATTCAAAGCGTTCTTTATTGTTTCTAATTCGATACAACTTTTCTTAGCACTTTGCACTTCTTGTTCTGTCTTGCACATATGTTACGGTAAGGAAACATTTCTGATTTCAATAAGTGATAATGATTGACATAAAACATCCAGCTGTCTTCTGCAGTCTCTAACAGTTATCGGGGTTTCGTACatcttttaaaatcaaatcattaaaacaattaCTTTCAAAGACCGGGCATTTGTAGgccggaaaagccggaaagATAGCACCGTTTACAGAACatctttataaaaataaaccgcgCTCTTGTTTGTACGCAAAAGAATTCGTGAAATTGACAGAATCGGATCTCGTAAGGAGATGTGTAATCAGCGCTGAATGTAAATAGTAACAAAATAGTGTTGTGATGCCGCTTCCGGTAATCGATAAGCAAAAGCTTAGCATCTACTTTCGAGGCTGTTGAATATGGTTCACTGGCTTGTTGTGTACGACTGCCGGCGGCTTCTGGGCATGGGCAACCTGCGAAGCCTCAACCGAATGATCCGAATGCTTCGTGCTCGATGCAGCCTGAGCCACTTCCCCCGTGTTCACATTCGGTGGTGGATTCTACATTGTTAAAACGAAATAAGAAAATCATTCGCCATAAAAGCAGTTGATAGTCTCCTTTCAACATCCGCTTACCGAAAGCCCAATGACCTCCACCGGATCCTTGGCTGGTCTGTCCGTGGCTGGGGTTTTATGTTGCACAATGCGCATTCCACCAGCTTTCACTAAAATCAAATGCACAACCAATTTGCACTTTACCAAAAATCTGGAAAACCAAATCGAAATAAACTTACCTGCTGGAGGATGTCCAGCGACCAATCCCTTGTCATCATCAGCCATCTTCCTGTTTAGCTTAACTGTTGCTACGTGTCCCTCGACAAACTACGCGTTGGTTCACTTGTACCAATGTTTCTAATGCACCTACCTTCCACGATCTTCGCTCAGAAACGGTGCCGCTTATCTCTTATCGTAGGacgaaatgaaataatcaCAAAGTAGgaatacaaaaagaaaacacgtttTACAGATCTACTCAATTCGGTGGAAGTACCAATGGCCGATATACGCTTGTGACAAGATGCTCCACGAAGGCAAGCAGTGCTGCAGTTcggaatcaaaataaataaagcacctttGGAGTCTCTTTGTGTCACGCTTCTCTTTCCCCCTACAGCGGTtcgcgtttctttttctcactctGTCTCTATTTCCcactctctatctctctttctctctctttccgcAGTTGCAAAGTACTGCGTAGAAGGTTCGGTTTTCGGATTTTATACCGCTGGTATTACATGCAATGATGCTCAACATATTACAAAAGT
This window harbors:
- the LOC131286233 gene encoding probable enoyl-CoA hydratase, mitochondrial → MANIGRLLASRVGGQLVRNATINQQQQQSNLLRFYSAAPKSYEFIKAELKGEKNNVALITLNRPKALNALCNGLVAEISDALDRYEADDSIGAIVITGSEKAFAAGADIKEMQPNTYAKCINTDFLANWTRVAKAQKPIIAAVNGYALGGGCELAMMCDIIYAGEKARFGQPEIALGTIPGAGGTQRTTRAMGKSKAMEMCLTGNMITAEEAERSGLVSKVFPADKLVDEAVKLGEKISTFSPLIVRLCKEAVNTSYEMSLNEGLRFERRHFHATFSTKDRMEGMTAFVEKRAPKFSNE
- the LOC131287621 gene encoding death-associated protein 1, with the translated sequence MADDDKGLVAGHPPAVKAGGMRIVQHKTPATDRPAKDPVEVIGLSNPPPNVNTGEVAQAASSTKHSDHSVEASQVAHAQKPPAVVHNKPVNHIQQPRK
- the LOC131285944 gene encoding SET and MYND domain-containing protein 4-like, which produces MEQSANSFYYSDESLVKHVHRFAPHVLDSYGFITPIVNFLFCRLKNNVWAQISYEHMEVENYPYPVPSTTDDPVNLDDRYRLMMRHLERLNQKIAYTEPGTEQLVEAFIERALLSYTFGEDWIAMFNLKLAITIDCIPVTLVDSVKELYLEAYGRAKGMFYPSIGNRINPPLCYSEAYMAENPLSGRHLLARRSLSRGELVTREWPFVRLLTADNLLRCDYCLVYLPFALIPCGGCSQALYCTLTCCMRAFEEYHALECSFIGILRSHYTFLEQLGARLTLRAIRLCNGSMEQLGVLSANRGGYNYNVPLGFNSDPRMAYGMINNLSTNRNRLKARGLFRDGAKAIGLAKLLGPEIERIYQTKNDYTLQMVVAEHLVHHLQIARVNTLYLWRSVEDPEQATNCRTNSKPFAAVLLANGSLFNHSCVPNVHYTLEPSTGAILFAANNDIPRNTMLNINYW
- the LOC131285945 gene encoding enoyl-[acyl-carrier-protein] reductase, mitochondrial-like: MLSAVTKISTEEELRTTKLFKDGIFRKPKLALNCVGGKNALEMSRQLDQAGVMVTYGGMSREPVTVPTASLIFKDLRFVGFWMTRWTKENVDNPQRSEMFNELFGLIDRGALKAPAHEMIAFEDYEMAVTNALNIQGFVGKKYIFNF
- the LOC131287571 gene encoding enoyl-[acyl-carrier-protein] reductase, mitochondrial-like — protein: MSFFAKQMVPITKQMYLVPSATRNMSVMAKVLRYGEYGEPAKVLRLQEETISDPKDDEVLIKTLGAPINPADINTIQGKYPVKPVFPAVGGNECVGEVVAIGRGCGASQLKVGDRVVPFATGLGTWRSHAIYSANQLMKVPANIGVAEAATITVNPCTGYRMLKDFVSLKPGDTVIQNGANSACGQAIIQLCRAWKIECIGIVRDRPEFSQLKDYLKGLGAAEILTEEELRTTKLFKDGIFRKPKLALNCVGGKNALEMSRQLDQAGVMVTYGGMSREPVTVPTASLIFKDLRFVGFWMTRWTKENVDNPQRSEMFNELFGLIDRGALKAPAHEMIAFEDYEMAVTNALNIQGFVGKKYIFNF